From Triticum aestivum cultivar Chinese Spring chromosome 7B, IWGSC CS RefSeq v2.1, whole genome shotgun sequence:
GGTACTAGGTCTTCCAAACTATGGTTCAACCATCGTAGTACCTTGTGCTGCAGCAACAGCTGCATGTAGAGATGTCGTACTGAGCGGCTGGTGCGCATGTCCACCAGGAGCTTGCACAATAGGAGATGGaattgcattggcattttcttcttGTGTAGTTGAAGAACCTGGGTGCTGTCCATACCTGCCATCAACTGTTGCTGATGATGCAGGCGATGGCGCCAGTCCAGGAATAGCCACATAGGTTGTGTTTGCCGCGGAAGGCCCCCGCGGTGGTTGTATAGCCACCATAGTTTGTGGTGCAGGCCAAATTGCTGGTCTAGGACCCATAGGAGGTCGTGCAGGACCTCTTGCTAGTGTTGTATGCATCAAAAGTTGTGGCACAGCTCCTCTTAGCGCTTGCACAGGACTTGTCATTGTTGAGCCCCTTGAAATGTGCGGTGCTGCTCCACTGTTTAGTGGCACATATCCCGACAGTTGTTGTACAGGCCAGCAGCTTTGTGCGGGAGGACTCCTGGGTAGTGGTACAGTCCCACTATGCATCACTGCAGCCCTGAACGCTGTTTGTTGGTGTCCATCCTTACTCATAGAGTTGCCAGCTAGTTTTGGTGCCTTTTTTCTCGGCGGTGCAGAACTAGATCGCTGCTGCCTAGGTCCAGAAGAGGTTTGTGCAAGTTCGCCAGGACGCACCGCCGGGTCACTAGTTGCCTGAGTGTTACTTAGCGGTGGCGCAGAAGTATGTTGCTGTTGTCTAGATCCAGGACGCACCACAGGCCCTTCAGGACGCACCGCAGGGCCACCAGTTGCCTGAGAGTTACTCGGTTGTGGCGCAGAACCACCAGCTGATGGTGGCGCAGAACCACCAGAGGGCCCACTTGTTGGTGCTGCCGTTTTCTTCTTCTTTGACATGTTGAGATTTTTGATTTCATGACGCGCACCACGCATATGTTTTTTTACAATATCCGTTGCAACATCTGATGCACTAGCAACCCTTGCAAGACTACCAAAATCCATCATCAAATTTGCATGCCTGAGTTCCTTCTTCGACTGTGGTGGCATCTCATCAGGTTGGTCTTCGACAGCAGGGGGTGCGTTGGGGATTGCCATAGGGGTCCATCTTCTAAGTATGTACTGCGCTAGGATTTCATCAACACCAAGTTGGTTGAAAACTTTCAAGATATGGCAGCAAAGCATGCCGTCCCTCTCAATCTTGCAGCAGTCACACCTGTAGTCTCCAGCACTAGCTTCGACCGTGACAAAATAGCCCCTAGAACCATATTTGGCAACCCACTCTTGATTGGGGTAAACCTCATACAAGTTTTCACCATGTGGTCGCACATTGTACCTTGTAGTCAACTGAAACTCATCACGAAACTTCTCGTACAAGTCCCTAGTATACGATCTGTACGCCTGCTTCTCTATTGGGTAAGACGACCACATTTCAGTCTGTAAATGTGCTGTCCTGTAGTCTTTTGAACCCTCCCGGACTAGTATGTGTGTTTGGATTTTCTGATATTGCTTCACAAAGTTTAAAATGGacttgtgtgggttcacatatcgcttaaggacagcattgaacccctcactGCGTTGAGTTGACTGCAAGAAAGGGAAGAATTGGTGCTTGAAGTAGCAGGGTACCCATGTCTCTCTGTACTTGTACAGATTCTCGAAGTGAGAGTCGGTCATAGCCTCATACTTCATCATCAGCTCACTCCACCCTGCCTCAAATTCTTCCGGCGTCAAGCTAAAGTCAACACAGGTGTTGAAATCTTTGGATAAGCCAGGGTTTCGCCCCAGAAATGCTCCAAGCTTTTCTTGTGCCTTTTTCATAATATGCCAGCGGCAACAGCGGTGCACACTTGTAGGAAAGATCTTTTTAATTGACTGTGCCATTGCGATGTCTTGGTCGGTTATGATGTTGGTGGGCACTACATTATGCATTGCCTCAAGGAAGGTTTCGAATAGCCAATCAAAGCTTGACGCCAACTCTTGCCTAACAAAGCCACAGCCCAACATGAATGACTGCCCATGCCTGTTAGTCCCAATGAATGGTGCAAAGGGCATGTTGTACATGTTAGTCATATATGTTGTGTCAAAGGAGATACAATCATGATAAGATTCCACGTACGCCTTCCTTGCTGCACCATCGACCCAGAAAATATTCTCAACCCTGTCTTCCTCATCATATTTTATCTTGTAAAAAAATTCTGGATCCTCTCTCTGCTGATCTTTAAAGTAAGCAACTGTCTCTATCATATCCCCTTCTTTTGTATCATCCTTGTTCAAGAGCGTTTTGAGGTTTGTAATGTGTTTTGTGCTATAAGGTACAATGAGTTCTGTCCCATAGAAATCTGACATGATGTGCATCATACGACCTGTTGACATGAAAGTCACAATGGTGGTCAATCCTTTATCCACACAAAAACAGCGCCAAAAATAGCTTCTTTTTTTGTTTTCAGCAAGGCAACTCAAATGCAAAGCTTGGGCAATTCATGAAGCTATACAAGCAACTACAACCATACGCCTCAGGCAACACATGAGCAAAATACACAAAACAAACCAGGGGGGTAACTATGCTTTAGTGAGCAAGTTTAGGTTCAACACCAAATTTATTTTATAAAAAAGTAGGCAAGTAGGAACTTTTGCATTGAGCAAGAAATATGTAAATATTAGGCAAGTCCAGCATCCAGAAACAAATTAGGCATTTTATCTCTTTTTGTACTGTTATAAGCAATTTAGTGTCACTATAAAGCAACTAAGGCATATGTTTGAAGCAAATTTGTGACATGTGTTCAAGCAAAATCAAGTAACTTGTTGATGGGCTAAGAAACACAAACCAGTAGGCATGTCCAAGTTCTTAAAGTTGGAAGATAGGGGGGGAGGTGGGTGTGGTTCAAAACCTGTAGTCAAATTGCAGTTATGAAGGTGAGTAAGGAAGGCCCTTTCTTCTGGCGGTATCCCTTGGTGTGATCGCAAATACTTAGTCAAACATGGTTTGTCAATCAACAGATGGTTGTGCTCGCTAACAAAGTAGATCACCTCCCATCTGCCATCTATTACCTTCACAATCATCTTAGCTTTGCAACCAGTTTGTACAATTTTATCTCTTTTTCGTTTCTTGCTGCTCTTTTTGCCCTTACTATCATCATCAAGAAAGACAATAGCCTCATCTTCATTATCATCTTTTGCTTGTTCAACAATGTCATCTAGCACGGGAATCTTTTCTGCCCCTCCGTCATCAACACCAGGCTTTCGAAACTTGTTGCAAACAAACTGTTGTTTTATCAACTCCTCAGTTTTCATATCCTTCCTTGAACTATTCATTTTGATTGAAAACCCCATCTGCAAGGAATATGCATTGTAATGcaccttggcatcttccaaagtgTCGAACCTCATGCCCACGTAAGGCTCCTTGGGCTGTGACCAAGCTTCATCATCATTTTCAGCACCCAAACCATTACCAACAGTGTCACCGGTATCACCTGCAGCACCTGTGCCATCAAGGGTATGAGCATCACTCCCAGCTGCTACAGCTGTAGGTACTTGTGTACTGCCCGGAGCACGCCCCCCATGACTTGATTGCCGATCTCTCTCCATTGCTTCTGTAGCAGCACCATCCACTCTTTGTATGATAGGGGGATTAGGTGATTCCGCCACAAGTTCTGCATTTCCAGTAGCATGTTGTGTACAGTACAAAGGATCATCATTATTTTCAGCTGGTTCCTCATTTAGGTCAATCATCGCCAACCTGTGTTTATTTATTGAGAATATGGGAAAAAGTAAAGCAAGTCAGCAGAGGGATGGAAGCAAGTAGCACAGTAAATACAGGCAAGCCAATAGCACACCTACCCCAAGCACACTAAACTCAGGCAAGCAAACAACACAGCAACGCAAGCACACCAGATTCATAAGATAGCAATTGAACATAACCAGGCAATTCAAATTGCACTATTAGGCAACCCAAACCATATAATCAGGCAAGTCAAACTATAAATGTCAGGCAATATATTATATTTCAGGATATGTATGTTTTTTTGTATTAATGAATCATGTttgtacatataaacataacataagctatttgttttttgtgttttcataatatattttcttattttgttttttcttaaacgCAGGTAATAGTTGATTTTTGGGAAAGCAAGCATACTGCCATAGAAGTGCTACTTTTGAagtgtcttcagaatggatttcACTCCCAAATCAGAGAGATTAGAGCATGTTTAGTGTTAGGAAAAACTTAAGTTAGAATTATGGGCATGATTGCTCTTTTATATTCAGACTACTTCTGCTTTTCAGTACCTATGTTTGTGTGTTAGAAAGAACTTAAGTTGACATTTTTAGGTTTCATCTATTTACAACAGCAAGTTTGTGTGTTTTTGGATATGTTCAGTATGTTTTGAAGCAACGTTTCACCGCTGAGATAGCTGTTGGTATATGGATTTTCTTGTTGGCTTTTTCCTCCTTTTGCAGGATGAAATACTAATAATTTTGCCACTGTATCCTGGCAACTTTCCAGCTTTTCTTGGATCATGGTGAAGGATATGATACAACAAAGGTAAATTGTACTATGCAACTGTCTCTTGTTTTTTAGTTGCAATTTTAGTTATATTTATTTCTTCTAGTGTTTTTTCACTACTGAAACCAAGGAATAATGGAAACAAATGACCAAGAGGAATCTTTCTCTAGTTTTCCCCTTCTTTTTCATAGTGATGTCAGTATTTCATTGTCTTATAAGTTTCAAAAGTGTTCATGTTTTGCCATGGCACAAGTTTTCAAAGTTTTTGTGCATACATATACTTAGTTGCCTCATCATAGCACTGTTTTTGCCCAAACAGAATGTCTTTTTTGCACTGTTATAAGCAATCAATAGAACCGGAACACATCAGAAATAGATCATGATCAGTTGTTTCTCATCCTCTTAATAAGTACTGTTTTTGCTCAGTTGTTTTTCTTGATTAAGGCAttatattttcctaattttttttgtCCCCAACATTTACTATCAGCACTTGCCTACAGATTATATAAATGTGTTCATACGCAATAGATTTGTAAATAGATTTTGAAAACTGAGAAGAAATATCATGCTTAACATCAGACTGAATTTTGCCCAAATCAGGGGGCTAAAACTTGCCTAAACAGCAGACTAAACATGCTTAACATCACATCTTTTTTGCACAATGTTTTTGCATAACTGAAGCCTTGTACAAATTGTGGGGAAAAAGGAGGGGGATCTGGAAGATGAGCTAAATCTGACCTTTTTGCCTTGCTTTTTTGCCTTCTTGCCAGGCAATCAGGAACGAGGCACCTTGATTTTGCCTAGAGAAGAAACACCAATGGAGCAGCCATTGGAGGGCTGTGAAGGTTTTCTGGATCTGGAAGTGGTGAGGGAGAAGGGGCGTGCTGTCCTTCTTGGCTTGGGAGAGAAGAAGATGGGGCTGGGGGTTAGGTGAGGAGAAAAGAAGGGGAAAAGAAGACGCGCAAGGGTGGGAGAGGGATCGGGCGAAGAGGGGGACCAGGTGATTTTTGCCCGCTCGATGGTTGGTTGCGGAAATTGAATGATACTTTCCTATCCTGAAAAGGTGGACAGGAACATGCTATATTTAGGCTGGCTGCTAGGAAACGCTAGGGAGCACCCGGTTGCTCCGTAGACGCGTCCTTAAACAATTAGAATCCACGGTGACGGTGGCAATGCGAAACCGACGTGTCAAACCACTGAACCGGAGGTGTCTTGCTCCGCCGGCGGCGCGTGGTTCTGGCTGCCCCTCGCGAAGTTGCCGCTCCAGGTGGACGTGGATGTCACGACCGTGCTCGACGTCGATCCCGCCGTCGTGGACATGGTGTCGAATCCTCCGTCCGTCGCCGGCCACACGAAGGAGGGCTTGAACGGCGGCACGGCCGGCGTCGGCATGGACCGCAGCAGGATCTGCGAGATGGCCTGCGCCTTGGGCCGCTCGGCGGGCGTCGGGTGGCTGCAGGCCAGGCCCAGCATGAGCAGGCGCTCGGCGTCGTCCTCGTCGAAGGCGCCGtcgaggccggggtcgacggcctCGAGCGCGCGGCCGTCGCGGTGGAGGCGCCACACCCAGTCCACCAGGAAGTGGAAGCCGTCGATGTCGCAGCGCGGGCGGCGGCCGCAGACCACCTCGAGGATGACGGCGCCGAAGGCGTAGACGTCGGACTCGCGCGTGGCCTTCTCGGTGTGGAAGCACTCGGGGGCGATGTAGCCGACGGTGCCGTgcacgccgccgccggcctcctccatgTAGGAGGTCTTGTCCGTCTCGATGGCGCGGGCCAGGCCAAAGTCGCCGAGGCGCGCGGTGAAGGCGGCGTCGAGCATGATGTTGGAGGCCTTGAGGTCGCGGTGCACCACGCGCTGGTCGAACTGGTCGTGCAGGTAGTGCAGCGCCGACGCCACGCCCTGGACGATTCTGTACCGGAGCTCCCACCCGAGCGGCTGCCCCGGCCGCGACCCCGGCGCTGAGCTGAACAGGTGCTGGTCCAGGCTGCCGTTCGACATGTACTCGTACACCAGCAGCAGCTCGCCATTGTCGTGGCTCCACCCTGCACCGTCCATCCAGTCATGTTAATTACTGTACTACGTACTCTTCATCTCGCACTCCCTAATTTTTTTGTTGTACAGTGATAATCTTGGACAAAATGTTTTAGATCATCAGATTCTTGTAACAAAAGTGCGCGCTTATAGTCTAATCTAACATTATGAAtgcagttttgctaaagcacatctaagatgtaccataagtattgcacatctaagccTATATTATTAATCTTAAACGGAGATGTCATGTACATGTACTCCTACAAAGTTTGGATTACAGCATATGAACCTACCGTTAGAAATGTGGCCTTACCCCAAAAAATTGTGCGTAATGCATTCTGAAAAAAAAAGAATATAGATCTTTTCTTTTTATATGAACCGACTAGATAGATCATGATGGACATTGCTTGTAATGAGGTGTATCCATGAAACTATCCTGTGTGATAATTGAGCAAGATGTCCTTTTAAATTTAAAAAGGGCAAGATGATATTGTTAATTAAGCAGAATACAGACTGGGAAAGCTTGGTTGGTCTGTGTTTGACGCCATGAACGCATTCAAGCTGTAAAGTTCAGCTAAAGTGAAGGGTCAAAGCATTGTTGTGCAAGTGTGCACATGCATCAAGCTCCTAGGAAACCGAGCAAACCCGGTTCAAATTGGCCTTTGTTAATGGCGACACGAATTGGCCTTTGTTAATGGCGACACCCCATGTGCAAGAATCACGTGCCGGAAAAACGATAAGCGAATAAAGAAATTATATACTACTCCTACGACTACTAATAAATCAACAAGTTGTAAAccgcgctgcggcggcggcggcggccggaggggggagggggagggcttaCCGACGAGGCGGACGAGGTGCTTGTGGCGGAGGCGGTTGATGATGCTGAGCTCGGCGAGGAAGTCGTTCTGCCCCTGCGTGCTCGCCCGCGAGAACTTcttgaccgccacctccaccgtGGTCCCCGCGGCGGTCGGGTTGCTGTGGTCGTCGGTCACCGTGCCGCGGTACACCACCCCGTACCCGCCCTGCCCCAGCTTCATCCTCTCGTCGAAGTTGTTGGTCGCCTTCCGCAGCTCCCGGTAGTCGAACTCCCGCGGCCCGCCGGCGAGGCTCCGGATCATCGTCCCGGTGATGGCGCTGCCCTTGTCGCGGCCCACCTTCCGCCGCCTCACCACGCACATGTAGTACCCCAATGCGGCGGCGGCGCCCAGCGCGAGCACCGCGACGGGCACCCCGACGGCGAGTCCCAGCTTGAGGGCCTTGTTGTTGGGCTCGTCGAGCTTCTCCACCGTCATGTTCCACGCCAGGACGCAGTTGAGCTGGTACTTGGTACCCGTGGACGCGGCGAACCCGAAGTAGGACCTCTCGGCCACGGTGGCCCCGAGGTCCAGCGGCGCGGCGAGCACCGGAGACGCGGGCTTGGCGTCCTCGAAGTCAGCCATGTACACCTTGATGCGGCGGGCCTCGCCGTCGTAATCGATCCAGACGTTGTACTTGGCGGTCTTGACCGGCGAGATCTCGATGCCGCGGGGCGTGAGCGAGGCGTTGGCGACGGAGACGACGCTGTTCACGTTGAGGCCGATGTGGTTGTCGTCCGGGTCGTAGGGCTGCTTCTCGGTGTCGAGCTCGACGGCGACGACCTTGTTCGCGGCGTTGCCGTCGGTCGTCGCGTTGGTGAGGCCGAGGTACCCGCCGTAGCTGCCGGCGGGGGGCTCGCCCGCGGACGGCGCGATGAGGAACGCGAACCCCTCCGCAGGCTCCGTGCCCGACACGCGGAAGACGTTGACGGTGAAGACGGTGCGGAAGGACGCGACCTTCTTGCCGCCGGCGCTGGCATTGGCCTTGCCGCCCTTCTCGCGGCGCCAGAGCCTGACCTGGGCGTAGTAGAGGACGCGGCCGGACTTGTTAGTGAGGAAGTGGGCGGCCTCGTTGACCGTGTCCGGCGTGATCTGGAGCGCGCCCTTGGTGATGTCAGCGTCGCCGATCACCGTCAGGTTTTTGCCGCGGTACTCGGGATGGAAGTTGGAGAAGCTGAACGTGGTGACGCTCCCCGCATCCAGACGATCCAGCGAGCCGCCATCGGCGGTGGCGTTGGTGGCGAGCGAAGTGGTGGAGCCTGAGCTGGAGGAGGCCAAGACGAGGAGGGACAGTACGAGGAAACGCACGGCCATTAATGGCGAGCCAAGAAAGAGGCCGAGACGACCTCAACAGCGTTCGCGCCCGTGCGTTCAACTGGACTGGACGCCGTGCACTGTCCGAGCCGCGCCCGTATTTCTACCGGTTTCCCTGCCCCGCGAGATTAGATTCTGCCGCCGCCGGTTTAGATGAATGAATGGAAGAAAGGCGAAAGTCACAGGGAGAAACGGGAAAAGGGTTCTCTCGCACTCGCAGTCGCAAAGCGACGTTCACACAGGTGTCGCCTTGCGGAGAAGCAGAGAGGAAGGCGCTGGCTTCCTAGCTTATCTCCTGCCCGAATTTCCCCGGGTCGCTTTTGCGTAATCTTTCTGAGAAGTTTGTACTAGTAATCGGAGTGGAGACCTCATCAGACGGAGTGATAGCAATGATGTGTTTGCTATTTCTTGCCTGTTTTGGCCGGCGTGCCGGTGATGTGGTAGTAAATGTACTCCTACTGGTAACAAGTTGAAAGTTGCTGACAACTATGCTTGCGCTGGAGCTTGAAATTTAGGGCCATGCCGATTCGGAACTTCGGATCAAAGCTCAGCTCGGTCGAAGGGCTAGTTATTTTGCTGGCTTTTTTGACCTTCCAAAATAAGCTGTCCCCTATCTAGTTTATTCTAGAAGCACAatcaaaattttctttttagaagaTCAAGTCTTAACTACTTCCTcggtctgaaaatacttgtcaaagAAATGGATGTATGTAGATAAGTTTTAGTTTTA
This genomic window contains:
- the LOC123160964 gene encoding protein FAR1-RELATED SEQUENCE 5; amino-acid sequence: MIDLNEEPAENNDDPLYCTQHATGNAELVAESPNPPIIQRVDGAATEAMERDRQSSHGGRAPGSTQVPTAVAAGSDAHTLDGTGAAGDTGDTVGNGLGAENDDEAWSQPKEPYVGMRFDTLEDAKVHYNAYSLQMGFSIKMNSSRKDMKTEELIKQQFVCNKFRKPGVDDGGAEKIPVLDDIVEQAKDDNEDEAIVFLDDDSKGKKSSKKRKRDKIVQTGCKAKMIVKVIDGRWEVIYFVSEHNHLLIDKPCLTKYLRSHQGIPPEERAFLTHLHNCNLTTGRMMHIMSDFYGTELIVPYSTKHITNLKTLLNKDDTKEGDMIETVAYFKDQQREDPEFFYKIKYDEEDRVENIFWVDGAARKAYVESYHDCISFDTTYMTNMYNMPFAPFIGTNRHGQSFMLGCGFVRQELASSFDWLFETFLEAMHNVVPTNIITDQDIAMAQSIKKIFPTSVHRCCRWHIMKKAQEKLGAFLGRNPGLSKDFNTCVDFSLTPEEFEAGWSELMMKYEAMTDSHFENLYKYRETWVPCYFKHQFFPFLQSTQRSEGFNAVLKRYVNPHKSILNFVKQYQKIQTHILVREGSKDYRTAHLQTEMWSSYPIEKQAYRSYTRDLYEKFRDEFQLTTRYNVRPHGENLYEVYPNQEWVAKYGSRGYFVTVEASAGDYRCDCCKIERDGMLCCHILKVFNQLGVDEILAQYILRRWTPMAIPNAPPAVEDQPDEMPPQSKKELRHANLMMDFGSLARVASASDVATDIVKKHMRGARHEIKNLNMSKKKKTAAPTSGPSGGSAPPSAGGSAPQPSNSQATGGPAVRPEGPVVRPGSRQQQHTSAPPLSNTQATSDPAVRPGELAQTSSGPRQQRSSSAPPRKKAPKLAGNSMSKDGHQQTAFRAAVMHSGTVPLPRSPPAQSCWPVQQLSGYVPLNSGAAPHISRGSTMTSPVQALRGAVPQLLMHTTLARGPARPPMGPRPAIWPAPQTMVAIQPPRGPSAANTTYVAIPGLAPSPASSATVDGRYGQHPGSSTTQEENANAIPSPIVQAPGGHAHQPLSTTSLHAAVAAAQGTTMVEP
- the LOC123160965 gene encoding probable L-type lectin-domain containing receptor kinase S.5, which gives rise to MAVRFLVLSLLVLASSSSGSTTSLATNATADGGSLDRLDAGSVTTFSFSNFHPEYRGKNLTVIGDADITKGALQITPDTVNEAAHFLTNKSGRVLYYAQVRLWRREKGGKANASAGGKKVASFRTVFTVNVFRVSGTEPAEGFAFLIAPSAGEPPAGSYGGYLGLTNATTDGNAANKVVAVELDTEKQPYDPDDNHIGLNVNSVVSVANASLTPRGIEISPVKTAKYNVWIDYDGEARRIKVYMADFEDAKPASPVLAAPLDLGATVAERSYFGFAASTGTKYQLNCVLAWNMTVEKLDEPNNKALKLGLAVGVPVAVLALGAAAALGYYMCVVRRRKVGRDKGSAITGTMIRSLAGGPREFDYRELRKATNNFDERMKLGQGGYGVVYRGTVTDDHSNPTAAGTTVEVAVKKFSRASTQGQNDFLAELSIINRLRHKHLVRLVGWSHDNGELLLVYEYMSNGSLDQHLFSSAPGSRPGQPLGWELRYRIVQGVASALHYLHDQFDQRVVHRDLKASNIMLDAAFTARLGDFGLARAIETDKTSYMEEAGGGVHGTVGYIAPECFHTEKATRESDVYAFGAVILEVVCGRRPRCDIDGFHFLVDWVWRLHRDGRALEAVDPGLDGAFDEDDAERLLMLGLACSHPTPAERPKAQAISQILLRSMPTPAVPPFKPSFVWPATDGGFDTMSTTAGSTSSTVVTSTSTWSGNFARGSQNHAPPAEQDTSGSVV